The following are encoded together in the Bradyrhizobium algeriense genome:
- a CDS encoding DUF2865 domain-containing protein, with protein sequence MRTELAFSRVRRRATFATAATLAGSLALAPGSVSAEGLFDFLFGGAQKPQARQAPAQANFFADPFGTNQPAHSAPAPRVAGSGPAFCVRSCDGKYFPLTMRGNATPVQTCQAFCPASVTKVFYGSHIDSATAGNGERYADSENAFAYRKALRADCTCNGRSPSGLAPVDLTLDTSLRSGDVVATTDGLVAYTGVRLGADQTAEFTPVASYPGLTADVRARLGEMKVAPVSAEMVAGNAPLPEARRDDDLPTASIPKPAVPKAAKRAEVR encoded by the coding sequence TTGCGTACAGAGTTGGCTTTTTCGCGCGTGCGGCGCCGCGCGACATTTGCGACCGCCGCCACCCTTGCGGGCTCGCTTGCGCTGGCACCCGGCAGCGTCTCCGCCGAAGGTCTGTTCGATTTCCTGTTCGGCGGCGCCCAAAAGCCGCAGGCGCGGCAAGCCCCCGCGCAGGCGAACTTCTTCGCCGATCCGTTCGGCACCAATCAACCGGCCCATTCCGCGCCGGCGCCGCGCGTTGCGGGGTCTGGGCCTGCCTTCTGTGTGCGAAGCTGCGACGGCAAATATTTTCCGCTGACCATGCGCGGCAACGCCACACCGGTTCAGACCTGCCAGGCCTTCTGCCCGGCGAGCGTCACCAAGGTCTTTTACGGCAGCCATATCGACAGCGCGACCGCAGGCAATGGCGAGCGCTATGCCGACAGCGAAAACGCCTTCGCCTATCGCAAGGCGCTGCGCGCCGATTGCACCTGCAACGGCCGAAGCCCGTCCGGGCTGGCGCCGGTCGATCTCACGCTCGATACCTCGCTGCGCTCCGGCGATGTCGTTGCCACCACCGACGGCCTGGTGGCCTATACCGGCGTCCGCCTGGGGGCCGACCAGACGGCGGAGTTCACCCCCGTCGCCTCCTATCCCGGCCTCACGGCAGATGTCCGCGCCCGGCTCGGCGAAATGAAGGTCGCGCCTGTCAGCGCCGAGATGGTCGCCGGCAACGCGCCGCTGCCCGAAGCACGACGCGACGACGACCTGCCGACCGCCTCGATTCCGAAGCCGGCTGTACCGAAAGCGGCGAAGCGAGCGGAAGTGCGATAA
- a CDS encoding glutathione S-transferase family protein: MTIELHTWNTPNGRKISVALEEMGLPYKVIPVNITKGEQNAPAFLKLSPNNKIPAIVDPDGPGGEPVSIFESGAILLYLGEKTGKFLPKPLAERIPVYEWLMWQMGGFGPMPGQVHHFIALENETDRAYGLKRYMAETRRLYGVLDRRLEGREFVADALSVADFAILGWAWRHPRHKVELKDFPNVERWYNALMARPATKRGMEAKLD, translated from the coding sequence ATGACGATCGAACTGCACACCTGGAACACGCCGAACGGCCGCAAGATCTCGGTAGCGCTGGAGGAAATGGGGCTGCCCTACAAGGTGATCCCGGTGAACATCACCAAGGGCGAGCAGAATGCACCCGCCTTTCTCAAGCTCAGCCCGAACAACAAGATCCCCGCGATCGTCGATCCCGACGGCCCCGGCGGCGAGCCGGTCAGCATCTTCGAATCCGGCGCGATCCTGCTCTATCTCGGCGAGAAGACCGGCAAGTTCCTGCCCAAGCCGCTTGCCGAGCGTATCCCTGTCTATGAATGGCTGATGTGGCAGATGGGCGGCTTCGGCCCGATGCCGGGTCAGGTGCATCATTTCATCGCGCTGGAGAACGAAACCGACCGCGCCTACGGCCTCAAGCGCTACATGGCCGAGACCCGTCGTCTCTACGGCGTGCTGGACCGCCGGCTGGAGGGGCGCGAATTCGTCGCCGACGCCTTATCGGTTGCGGACTTTGCCATCCTCGGCTGGGCCTGGCGCCACCCGCGCCACAAGGTCGAGCTGAAGGATTTTCCGAACGTCGAGCGCTGGTACAACGCCCTGATGGCCCGCCCGGCGACCAAGCGCGGCATGGAAGCCAAGCTGGATTAG
- a CDS encoding glycogen/starch/alpha-glucan phosphorylase, with protein MDVLQEQIPGNHPTSYPALDQPIDELSLAEIKGAILAKLRLAIGKDAGMATRRDWYKAAALALRDRIVHRWLTAEKESYDAGSKRVYYLSLEFLIGRLFTDALNNMGLLPVFEAALGDLGVGLDDLRKCEPDAALGNGGLGRLAACFMESMATLAIPAIGYGIRYDFGLFRQIIAQGWQHEYPDEWLSFGNPWEFQRAEVVYHIHFGGFVDHVDDRGRDRATWRPAETVQAVAYDTPIVGWRGQHVNALRLWSARAPDPLRLDVFNTGDYLGAVAEEARAESICKFLYPNDESSAGRELRLRQEYFFVSASLQDLIKRHLASDGQLRNLPSKVAVQLNDTHPSLAVTELMRILVDLHNFRWDEAWKLTVATLSYTNHTLLPEALETWPVELFERLLPRHLEIIYRINVAHLAMAEQRCPGDIDFRASVSLIDEKSGRRVRMGQLAFVGSHRINGVSAMHSDLMKETVFHDLNHLYPGRITNKTNGITFRRWLMLANPKLTGLMREVCGEAVLDDFSLFERLEARASDNAFQQRFRDVKHQNKLALARLINERLRIKIDPSALFDIQIKRIHEYKRQLLNVVETVALYQAIKDEPQRDWVPRVKIFAGKAAASYRYAKLIIKLINDVAEVVNNDPVIAGRLKVVFLADYNVSLAEVIIPAADLSEQISTAGMEASGTGNMKLALNGALTIGTLDGANIEIRDHVGAENIAIFGMEAGDVMVRRKQGLDATDVISRSPRLARAITAIEGGACSPDDPARFASMGHALRYLDHYMVSADFDSYYAAQRGIDARWQVVPAWTRASILNVARMPWFSSDRTIREYAEDIWHVPVRAAAPVPEPSAQRGATR; from the coding sequence ATCGACGTATTGCAGGAACAAATCCCAGGAAACCATCCGACCAGTTATCCGGCGCTGGATCAGCCGATCGACGAGCTGTCGCTGGCCGAAATCAAGGGCGCAATCCTCGCCAAGCTCCGGCTTGCGATCGGCAAGGACGCCGGCATGGCGACACGGCGCGACTGGTACAAGGCCGCGGCGCTGGCGCTGCGCGACCGCATCGTGCACCGCTGGCTGACGGCCGAGAAGGAGAGCTACGACGCCGGCAGCAAGCGGGTCTATTACCTCTCGCTCGAATTCCTGATCGGGCGGCTGTTCACCGACGCGCTGAACAATATGGGCCTGCTGCCGGTGTTCGAGGCGGCGCTCGGCGATCTCGGCGTCGGGCTTGACGACCTGCGCAAATGCGAGCCGGACGCGGCGCTCGGCAATGGCGGCCTCGGGCGGCTCGCGGCGTGCTTCATGGAGAGCATGGCGACGCTGGCGATTCCCGCCATCGGCTACGGCATCCGCTACGATTTCGGCCTGTTCCGCCAGATCATCGCGCAGGGCTGGCAGCACGAATACCCGGACGAATGGCTGAGTTTTGGCAACCCCTGGGAATTCCAGCGGGCCGAGGTGGTCTACCACATCCACTTCGGCGGCTTTGTCGACCACGTCGACGACCGCGGCCGCGACCGCGCCACCTGGCGTCCGGCGGAAACCGTGCAGGCTGTCGCCTACGACACTCCGATCGTCGGCTGGCGCGGCCAGCACGTCAATGCGCTGCGGCTGTGGTCGGCGCGCGCGCCCGACCCGCTGCGGCTCGATGTCTTCAACACCGGCGATTATCTCGGCGCCGTCGCCGAGGAAGCGCGCGCGGAATCGATCTGCAAATTCCTCTATCCGAATGACGAGAGCTCTGCGGGGCGCGAACTGCGGCTGCGGCAGGAATATTTCTTCGTCTCGGCCTCGCTGCAGGACCTGATCAAGCGGCACCTTGCGTCCGACGGGCAGTTGCGCAACCTCCCCTCCAAGGTCGCGGTGCAGCTCAACGACACCCATCCCAGCCTCGCCGTCACCGAGCTGATGCGGATCCTGGTGGACCTGCACAATTTCCGCTGGGACGAAGCGTGGAAGCTCACGGTGGCGACGCTGTCCTACACTAACCACACGCTGCTGCCGGAAGCGCTGGAGACCTGGCCGGTCGAACTGTTCGAGCGGCTGCTGCCGCGGCATCTCGAAATCATCTACCGCATCAATGTCGCGCATCTGGCGATGGCCGAACAGCGTTGCCCCGGCGACATCGATTTCCGCGCCTCGGTGTCGCTGATCGACGAGAAGTCCGGACGGCGGGTGCGGATGGGGCAACTCGCTTTCGTCGGCTCGCACCGCATCAATGGCGTCTCGGCGATGCATTCCGACCTGATGAAGGAGACCGTGTTCCACGATCTCAACCATCTCTATCCCGGCCGCATCACCAACAAGACCAACGGCATCACCTTCCGCCGCTGGCTGATGCTCGCCAACCCGAAGCTGACCGGCCTGATGCGCGAGGTCTGCGGCGAGGCAGTGCTCGACGACTTCTCCCTGTTCGAGCGCCTCGAGGCTCGCGCCAGCGACAACGCGTTCCAGCAGCGGTTTCGCGACGTCAAGCACCAGAACAAGCTGGCGCTGGCGCGGCTGATCAACGAGCGGCTCCGCATCAAGATCGATCCGTCGGCGCTGTTCGATATCCAGATCAAGCGCATCCACGAATACAAGCGGCAATTGCTTAACGTCGTCGAGACCGTCGCACTGTATCAGGCGATCAAGGACGAGCCGCAGCGCGACTGGGTGCCGCGGGTCAAGATCTTCGCCGGCAAGGCGGCGGCGAGCTATCGCTATGCCAAGCTGATCATCAAGCTGATCAACGATGTTGCCGAAGTCGTCAACAACGACCCCGTCATCGCAGGAAGGCTCAAGGTCGTCTTCCTCGCCGACTACAATGTCAGCCTTGCAGAGGTGATCATTCCGGCCGCCGATCTCTCCGAGCAGATCTCGACCGCCGGCATGGAAGCCTCCGGCACCGGCAACATGAAGCTGGCGCTCAACGGCGCGCTCACCATCGGCACGCTTGACGGCGCCAATATCGAAATCCGCGACCATGTCGGCGCGGAGAACATCGCGATCTTCGGCATGGAGGCCGGCGACGTCATGGTCCGGCGCAAGCAGGGCCTGGATGCGACCGACGTGATCAGCCGCTCGCCGCGGCTGGCGCGGGCCATCACCGCCATCGAGGGCGGCGCGTGCTCGCCCGACGATCCCGCCCGCTTTGCCTCCATGGGTCACGCGCTGCGTTATCTCGACCACTACATGGTCTCGGCCGATTTCGATTCCTACTACGCGGCGCAGCGCGGCATCGACGCCCGCTGGCAGGTGGTGCCGGCCTGGACCCGCGCCTCGATCCTCAACGTCGCGCGGATGCCGTGGTTCTCCTCCGACCGCACCATCCGGGAGTATGCCGAAGATATCTGGCACGTGCCGGTGCGCGCGGCCGCGCCGGTGCCGGAGCCAAGCGCCCAGCGCGGGGCGACGCGGTAA
- the polA gene encoding DNA polymerase I, whose translation MPKSAPKAAAKPAPAAKTPAKAPAKQPGKGDHVFLVDGSGYIFRAYHALPPLNRRSDGLQVNAVLGFCNMLWKLLREMPEDNRPTHLAVVFDKSEITFRNKLYPDYKAHRTAAPDDLIPQFALIREAVRAFDLPCLEQVGFEADDLIATYVRIACERGASATIVSSDKDLMQLVTDCVTMYDTMKDRRIGIPEVIEKFGVPPEKVVEVQALAGDSTDNVPGVPGIGVKTAAQLIIEFGDLEQLLFRAGEIKQPKRREALIENAEKARISRQLVLLDDKVDLEVPLDDLAVHEPDARKLIAFLKAMEFSTLTRRVAEYSQIDPADVEADAGNKSGASVFAVPPSGKKPEGYSEGATLFDAPGSSPAAPSGKGGTAPDKGADKQDKAASLKGAPISLAAARAEAARKLPVDRSKYQTIRNLDELKAWIARAYDTGTFAINAKASSDNPMQADICGIALALAPNDACYVPLTHKQSGGGAGLFDAGLAPDQIKASEALAALKPLLESAGILKIGFDIKFNAVMLAQHGVTLRNIDDAQLMSYALDAGRNSHALESLAERWFGHAVVNYGELTGSGKNKLTFDQVPIDKAASYSAESADVILRLHRVLKPRLAAEHMTTVYETLERPLVSVLARMERRGISIDRQVLSRLSGEFAQTAARVEAELQEIAGEPINVGSPKQIGDIIFGKMGITGGTKTKTGAWSTSAQILDELAEQGHEFPRKILEWRQVSKLKSTYTDALPEYVHPQTHRVHTTYALAATTTGRLSSNEPNLQNIPVRTEDGRKIRRAFIATPGHKLVSADYSQIELRLLAEIADIPVLKQAFRDGLDIHAMTASEMFGVPIKDMPGEVRRRAKAINFGIIYGISAFGLANQLGIAREEASAYIKKYFERFPGIRAYMDETKESCRTNGYVTTLFGRKMYYPDIKASNASVRAFNERASINARLQGTAADIIRRAMIRMEDALAAKKLSAQMLLQVHDELIFEVPDNEVAATLPVVQHVMQDAPFPAVLLSLPLQVDARAANNWEEAH comes from the coding sequence ATGCCGAAATCAGCCCCCAAAGCCGCCGCGAAACCCGCTCCCGCCGCCAAAACCCCTGCCAAGGCGCCCGCCAAACAGCCTGGCAAGGGCGACCATGTCTTTCTGGTCGACGGTTCCGGCTACATTTTCCGCGCCTATCACGCGCTGCCGCCCCTAAACCGCAGATCCGACGGGCTGCAGGTCAATGCCGTGCTCGGCTTCTGCAACATGCTGTGGAAGCTGCTCCGCGAAATGCCGGAGGATAACCGGCCGACGCATCTGGCGGTCGTGTTCGACAAATCCGAGATCACGTTTCGCAACAAGCTCTATCCCGATTACAAGGCGCACCGGACAGCGGCGCCGGATGACCTGATCCCGCAATTTGCGCTGATCCGCGAGGCGGTGCGCGCGTTCGACCTGCCCTGTCTGGAACAGGTCGGCTTCGAGGCCGACGATCTGATCGCGACCTACGTCCGCATCGCCTGCGAGCGCGGGGCTTCCGCCACAATCGTGTCCTCGGACAAGGACCTGATGCAGCTCGTGACCGATTGCGTCACCATGTACGACACCATGAAGGATCGCCGGATCGGCATTCCCGAAGTGATCGAGAAATTCGGCGTGCCGCCGGAGAAGGTGGTCGAGGTGCAGGCACTGGCCGGCGATTCCACCGACAACGTGCCCGGCGTGCCCGGCATCGGCGTCAAGACCGCGGCGCAATTGATCATCGAGTTTGGCGATCTGGAACAACTGCTGTTCCGCGCCGGCGAGATCAAGCAGCCGAAGCGGCGCGAGGCGCTGATCGAGAACGCCGAGAAGGCGCGGATTTCGCGGCAGCTGGTGCTGCTCGACGACAAGGTCGATCTCGAAGTGCCGCTCGACGACCTCGCCGTGCACGAGCCGGATGCTCGCAAGCTGATCGCCTTCCTCAAGGCGATGGAGTTCTCCACCCTCACCCGCCGCGTCGCCGAATATTCGCAGATCGACCCGGCCGACGTGGAGGCCGATGCGGGTAACAAGAGCGGCGCGAGCGTTTTCGCAGTGCCGCCATCAGGCAAGAAGCCGGAGGGCTATTCCGAGGGAGCGACGCTGTTCGATGCTCCCGGCTCCTCTCCCGCTGCGCCCTCGGGCAAGGGAGGGACCGCGCCGGACAAGGGCGCTGACAAACAGGATAAGGCCGCGAGCCTTAAGGGAGCGCCGATCTCACTCGCCGCGGCCCGCGCCGAAGCCGCGCGCAAACTGCCGGTCGACCGCAGCAAGTATCAGACCATCCGCAACCTGGATGAACTCAAAGCGTGGATCGCGCGCGCCTACGATACGGGCACTTTCGCGATCAACGCCAAGGCGAGCTCCGACAATCCAATGCAGGCCGACATCTGTGGTATCGCGCTGGCGCTGGCGCCGAACGACGCCTGCTATGTGCCCCTCACCCACAAGCAGTCGGGCGGCGGCGCGGGCTTGTTCGACGCTGGCCTCGCGCCCGACCAGATCAAGGCCAGTGAGGCGCTGGCGGCGCTGAAGCCGCTGCTGGAATCGGCAGGCATTCTCAAGATCGGCTTCGACATCAAGTTCAACGCCGTGATGCTGGCTCAGCATGGCGTCACGTTACGTAATATCGACGACGCGCAATTGATGTCGTATGCGCTCGATGCCGGGCGCAATTCGCATGCGCTGGAGTCGTTGGCCGAACGCTGGTTCGGACACGCTGTGGTCAACTATGGCGAGCTCACCGGCAGCGGCAAGAACAAGCTCACCTTCGATCAGGTTCCAATCGACAAGGCAGCCTCCTATTCGGCCGAAAGCGCCGACGTGATCCTGCGGCTGCATCGCGTGCTGAAGCCGCGGCTCGCCGCCGAACACATGACGACGGTCTACGAGACGCTCGAACGGCCGCTGGTCAGCGTGCTGGCGCGAATGGAACGGCGCGGCATCTCGATCGACCGCCAGGTGCTGTCGCGGCTGTCGGGCGAGTTCGCCCAGACCGCGGCCCGCGTCGAGGCCGAGCTGCAGGAAATCGCCGGCGAGCCGATCAATGTCGGCAGCCCCAAACAGATCGGCGACATCATCTTCGGCAAGATGGGAATAACCGGCGGCACCAAGACCAAGACCGGCGCATGGTCGACCTCGGCGCAGATCCTCGACGAACTCGCCGAACAGGGTCATGAGTTTCCGAGGAAGATTTTGGAATGGCGGCAGGTGTCGAAGCTGAAATCGACCTACACCGACGCGCTGCCGGAATATGTGCATCCACAGACCCATCGCGTGCACACGACGTATGCGCTGGCAGCGACCACCACGGGGCGGCTGTCGTCGAACGAGCCGAACCTGCAGAACATTCCTGTTCGCACCGAGGACGGCCGCAAGATCCGCCGCGCCTTTATCGCGACGCCCGGCCACAAGCTGGTGTCGGCGGACTATTCGCAGATCGAATTGCGGCTATTGGCCGAGATCGCCGACATCCCCGTGCTGAAGCAGGCGTTCCGCGACGGGCTCGACATTCACGCCATGACGGCGTCCGAAATGTTCGGCGTGCCGATCAAGGACATGCCGGGCGAGGTGCGCCGCCGGGCGAAGGCAATCAATTTCGGCATCATCTACGGCATCTCGGCATTTGGTCTGGCGAACCAGCTCGGCATCGCCCGCGAGGAAGCCTCCGCCTACATCAAGAAGTATTTCGAGCGCTTTCCGGGCATCCGCGCCTATATGGATGAGACCAAGGAATCATGCCGCACGAACGGTTATGTCACCACGCTGTTCGGCCGCAAGATGTACTACCCCGACATCAAGGCCTCCAACGCGTCGGTTCGCGCTTTCAACGAACGCGCGTCGATCAATGCGCGACTGCAAGGCACCGCCGCCGACATCATCCGCCGCGCCATGATCCGGATGGAAGACGCGCTGGCGGCGAAGAAACTTTCCGCGCAGATGCTCTTGCAGGTGCATGACGAACTGATCTTCGAGGTGCCCGACAACGAGGTCGCGGCGACGCTTCCGGTCGTGCAGCACGTCATGCAGGACGCGCCTTTCCCCGCGGTGCTGCTCTCGCTGCCGCTGCAGGTCGACGCGCGCGCCGCGAATAATTGGGAAGAGGCGCATTAG
- a CDS encoding thioesterase family protein: MLTKAPHLFDDATRVTAGDSCWQGRTSPDYWAFVGPFGGCTAATILRALIDHPQRAGDPLSLTVNFCAPVAEGGFDLDVRLVKANRSSQHWCVEMTQGGGDVATLATAVFAERRPSWSHQQAKFPGATPFEQARAFPNTPMTWTHQYDFRFVEGEPSFYGSPASPPVDAYSKQWIGDHVPRKIDMLSLMSMSDAFFGRVFLARRELMPFGTVSITTYFHTASEDLAAEDITRVLAVADAKIFHRSYGDQNGELWSPSGRLLATTTQIAYFKA, translated from the coding sequence ATGCTGACAAAAGCCCCGCATCTTTTCGACGACGCCACACGCGTCACCGCCGGCGATAGCTGCTGGCAGGGCAGGACCAGCCCGGACTACTGGGCCTTTGTCGGGCCGTTCGGCGGCTGCACGGCCGCCACCATCCTGCGCGCGCTGATCGACCATCCGCAGCGGGCGGGCGATCCGCTGTCGCTGACCGTGAATTTCTGCGCGCCGGTGGCCGAAGGCGGCTTCGATCTCGACGTTCGCCTGGTCAAGGCCAACCGTTCGAGCCAGCACTGGTGCGTGGAGATGACGCAGGGCGGCGGCGATGTCGCGACGCTGGCAACCGCCGTATTCGCCGAGCGCCGTCCGTCCTGGTCGCACCAGCAGGCAAAATTTCCCGGCGCTACGCCGTTCGAGCAGGCGCGCGCGTTCCCGAACACGCCGATGACGTGGACGCACCAGTATGATTTCCGCTTCGTCGAGGGCGAACCGAGTTTCTACGGCTCGCCGGCGTCACCACCGGTCGATGCGTACTCGAAGCAGTGGATCGGCGATCACGTGCCGCGAAAGATCGACATGCTGTCGCTGATGTCGATGTCGGACGCGTTCTTCGGCCGGGTATTTCTGGCGCGCCGGGAATTGATGCCGTTCGGCACGGTATCGATCACGACGTATTTCCATACGGCGTCGGAAGACCTCGCGGCCGAGGATATCACGCGGGTGCTGGCTGTGGCGGATGCCAAGATCTTCCACAGGAGCTATGGCGACCAGAACGGCGAATTGTGGTCGCCGTCGGGGCGGTTGCTCGCGACGACGACGCAGATCGCCTATTTCAAGGCGTAG
- the pyrE gene encoding orotate phosphoribosyltransferase, giving the protein MSKSASRARLAEIIRKRSFGRGEITLASGRKSDFYFNLKPTMLDPEGAALLAELTYEALKDDNLDFVGGLEMGAVPLAGAIAQLSWLKGHPIAAFFVRKKPKEHGARLAVEGLAKGETLQGKRIVIVEDVTTTGGSALKAVEAVRDAGGEIVLVLTMVDREEGATETFAEAGLEFRSLYKAGEFLKG; this is encoded by the coding sequence TTGTCCAAATCCGCCTCCCGCGCCCGCCTCGCCGAGATCATCCGCAAGCGTTCGTTCGGGCGCGGCGAGATCACGCTGGCCTCGGGCCGCAAGAGCGACTTCTACTTCAACCTCAAGCCGACCATGCTCGACCCCGAAGGCGCGGCGCTGCTGGCGGAGCTGACCTATGAGGCGCTGAAGGACGACAACCTCGATTTCGTCGGCGGGCTGGAGATGGGCGCAGTCCCACTGGCGGGCGCGATCGCGCAGCTGTCCTGGCTCAAGGGTCACCCGATCGCCGCCTTCTTCGTGCGCAAGAAGCCGAAGGAACATGGCGCCCGCCTCGCGGTGGAGGGGCTTGCCAAGGGCGAGACCTTGCAGGGCAAGCGCATCGTCATCGTCGAGGACGTCACCACGACCGGCGGCTCGGCGCTGAAGGCGGTGGAAGCCGTGCGCGACGCCGGCGGCGAGATCGTGCTGGTGTTGACCATGGTCGACCGCGAGGAAGGCGCGACCGAAACGTTCGCGGAAGCCGGCTTGGAGTTTCGTTCACTCTACAAGGCCGGTGAATTTTTGAAGGGGTGA
- the rocF gene encoding arginase, which produces MSDGNVARIALLGVPIEIGASQLGTLMGPDALRTAGIGRILNQLGFAVEDHGNMAKPGVAPDEGPPPANAKYYDTIKGWIRELSERSYSLASSGAVPIFMGGDHSLSMGSVNGVARYWHEQGRPLFVLWLDAHADYNTPQTTETGNMHGMSAAFLCGEGGLDGLLGNHPRASIGPDQLDLFGIRSIDPLEKQLVFERRIAIADMRAIDEFGVGVLIRKVIDRVRAKNGVLHLSFDVDFLDPAVAPGVGTTVPGGATYREAHLIMELLHDSDLVRSVDIVELNPFLDERGRTARVAVELIGSLFGLQITDRRTPSNAVLPGNG; this is translated from the coding sequence ATGTCCGACGGCAACGTTGCCCGCATCGCCCTGCTCGGCGTCCCCATCGAGATCGGGGCTTCGCAACTCGGAACCTTGATGGGACCGGACGCGCTGCGCACCGCGGGCATTGGCCGCATCCTCAATCAGCTCGGCTTTGCCGTCGAGGATCACGGCAACATGGCCAAACCCGGCGTTGCTCCCGACGAGGGCCCGCCGCCGGCGAATGCCAAATATTACGACACCATCAAAGGCTGGATCCGCGAGCTCAGCGAGCGTTCCTATTCGCTGGCGAGTTCCGGCGCCGTTCCGATCTTCATGGGCGGCGATCACTCGTTGTCGATGGGATCGGTGAACGGCGTTGCGCGCTACTGGCACGAGCAGGGCCGGCCGCTGTTCGTGCTGTGGCTCGATGCGCATGCCGACTACAACACGCCGCAGACGACGGAGACCGGCAACATGCACGGCATGTCGGCGGCCTTTCTGTGCGGCGAGGGCGGCCTCGACGGGCTGCTCGGCAACCATCCGCGCGCATCGATCGGCCCCGACCAGCTCGACCTGTTCGGCATCCGCTCGATCGATCCGCTCGAGAAGCAACTGGTGTTCGAGCGCCGCATCGCGATCGCCGACATGCGCGCGATCGACGAATTCGGCGTCGGCGTGCTGATCCGCAAAGTCATCGATCGCGTGCGCGCCAAAAATGGCGTGCTGCATCTAAGCTTCGATGTCGACTTTCTCGATCCCGCGGTCGCGCCCGGCGTCGGCACCACGGTGCCGGGCGGCGCGACCTATCGCGAGGCGCATCTGATCATGGAGCTGCTGCACGATTCGGATCTGGTGCGCTCGGTCGATATCGTCGAGCTCAACCCGTTCCTCGACGAACGCGGCCGTACGGCGCGTGTCGCCGTCGAACTGATCGGCAGCCTGTTCGGACTGCAGATCACCGACCGGCGGACGCCGAGCAATGCGGTGCTTCCGGGTAACGGCTGA
- a CDS encoding LysE family translocator — MPHIATLLGFALVSLGMVLTPGPNMIYLISRSITQGPAAGIVSLGGVALGFVFYMLCAAFGITALLFAVPYAYDALRFAGAAYLLWLAWQALKPNGRSPFQVKKLAVDGPHKLFAMGFVTNLLNPKIAMLYLALLPQFIDPAVGSVLTQSLALGAIQIVISVSVNAMIALAAGSIARFLGTRPSWLLVQRWLMGTVLAGLAVKMAFEARRA, encoded by the coding sequence ATGCCTCACATTGCAACGCTGCTCGGTTTCGCGCTGGTCTCGCTCGGCATGGTGCTGACGCCGGGGCCGAACATGATCTACCTGATCTCGCGCTCGATCACGCAAGGGCCGGCAGCGGGGATTGTGTCGCTCGGCGGCGTAGCCCTCGGCTTCGTGTTCTACATGCTGTGCGCGGCGTTCGGCATTACCGCGTTGTTGTTTGCGGTGCCTTACGCCTATGACGCGCTCCGCTTCGCCGGCGCCGCCTATCTGCTGTGGCTGGCGTGGCAGGCGCTGAAACCCAACGGGCGTTCGCCGTTTCAGGTGAAGAAGCTCGCGGTCGACGGCCCGCACAAATTGTTCGCGATGGGGTTCGTCACCAATCTGCTCAATCCGAAAATCGCGATGCTGTATCTGGCGCTGTTGCCGCAGTTCATCGATCCCGCCGTCGGCAGCGTGCTGACGCAGTCGCTGGCGCTGGGCGCGATCCAGATCGTCATCAGCGTCAGTGTTAACGCCATGATCGCACTCGCAGCGGGATCGATCGCGCGCTTTCTCGGCACGCGGCCGAGCTGGCTTCTGGTGCAGCGCTGGCTGATGGGCACCGTGCTGGCGGGGCTTGCCGTGAAGATGGCGTTTGAAGCGAGGCGGGCGTGA